One genomic segment of Ipomoea triloba cultivar NCNSP0323 chromosome 9, ASM357664v1 includes these proteins:
- the LOC116028524 gene encoding GATA transcription factor 24-like: MAEAISRATMSMYGAEPEHHAPQIDDGEEEDDDGVSATDVGGGGGEDSIDGTSHHIQFEPQSHALVLHRSMDAAMNGAEGVSPHGVYAPGGSDVVPAPVDGGAADQLTLSFQGEVYVFDAVSPEKVQAVLLLLGGYEVPSGIPAAAVAPQSHRGMGEYPGRFSQPQRIASLNRFREKRKERCFDKKIRYTVRKEVALRMQRKKGQFTSSKWVSDEAGSSSADRNSSSGQEEQEIFCTHCGISSKATPMMRRGPAGPRSLCNACGLKWANKGILRDLSKVPTTGVQDHNVVKAGGQLNGEAIGPDALTAANVIMTNGGNSAPIPEQ, from the exons ATGGCTGAGGCGATTAGCAGAGCTACCATGTCCATGTACGGTGCGGAGCCGGAGCACCATGCGCCTCAGATTGACGACGGCGAAGAAGAAGATGACGACGGCGTTTCAGCCACCGACGTCGGCGGAGGAGGAGGTGAAGACTCCATAGACGGCACCTCTCATCACATCCAATTCGAGCCCCAATCTCACGCCCTCGTACTCCACCGCTCCATGGACGCTGCGATGAACGGCGCGGAGGGCGTTTCGCCTCACGGAGTCTACGCTCCCGGAGGCTCGGATGTCGTTCCTGCTCCTGTCGACGGAGGTGCGGCCGATCAGCTTACACTCTCCTTTCAGGGTGAAGTCTATGTTTTCGATGCTGTTTCTCCCGAAAAG GTTCAGGCAGTGCTGTTGCTGCTGGGTGGATATGAAGTGCCTTCAGGCATTCCCGCTGCAGCAGTGGCTCCCCAAAGTCATAGG GGCATGGGAGAGTACCCAGGAAGATTTAGTCAGCCTCAAAGAATAGCTTCTTTGAATCGTTTTAGGGAAAAAAGGAAAGAACGATGTTTTGACAAGAAGATCCGTTATACTGTTCGGAAGGAAGTTGCACTTAG GATGCAACGCAAGAAGGGCCAATTTACATCTTCTAAGTGGGTTTCTGATGAAGCAGGTTCATCTTCTGCTGATAGGAACTCCAGTTCGGGACAGGAAGAGCAGGAAATATT cTGTACTCATTGTGGAATTAGTTCAAAAGCTACACCTATGATGCGTCGTGGACCAGCTGGACCAAGGTCACTTTGCAATGCATGTGGACTTAAGTGGGCCAACAAG GGGATTTTAAGAGATCTTTCAAAAGTTCCGACTACTGGAGTTCAGGATCATAATGTTGTGAAGGCTGGTGGACAG CTCAATGGTGAAGCTATTGGTCCTGATGCCTTGACTGCTGCCAATGTTATTATGACTAATGGTGGCAATTCAGCACCTATTCCTGAACAGTGA
- the LOC116028522 gene encoding protein EXECUTER 1, chloroplastic-like: protein MASIAPPTFRSPSSCIDPNFSKFNFSVGKFTSRLKRPSPLFSSHSLASSHSAFKVSEPSLCCRCRSSDSDGADSSPSASENVSPSRKWDSAIQEAVKNVLKRFDSFVNSNWSESESGGVTERKSEDEDWDWERWKKHFTEVEEQEQTVSILKSQLAGAIGREDYEEAAKLKVGIAAAATNDTVGKVISHLNNAVKEELYADAAFIRDHAGAGLVGWWSGISDDYDDPYGRIIHISAEHGKYVAKTFSPRQLASAVEGAPIFEIFLRMNKNGDYKQQAVYLKQRTVPQDSTIPTPMFSGTRNLDSLSPTEYKDDLFGKGKEVSEDDENRDDDSGFENKLRDMVPGVKVKVLKVTAPAKVDRDLISKVIEQVLDDDDDEDEDGEDIDLETVDSEVDEDDFEEDIELEVVDAEVDIKVENNEEQNVIELDTDTGTRDNEEQSQVAIKVVVGRLVQNMSSSAHRKDLLRIPATLERKSRLSFTFSVEDNEQTSSGDGESSSNRKPKLHSQRSMDHLMLDLAKFIGKGKIPEKMLKDVGKLINLTLNQARNHQLLSKSTTFNRIEIPLSSDPLNGLYIGTQGLYGSEVIHLRRRFGQWKEDNITKNSSNIEFYEYVEAVKLTGDPYVPAGQIAFRAKVGKQNQLPHKGIIPEEFGVIARYRGQGRLAEPGFQNPRWVDGELVILDGKYIKGGPVVGFVYWAPEYHFLMFFHRLRLQD, encoded by the exons ATGGCGTCGATTGCTCCGCCAACATTTCGATCTCCATCCAGTTGCATTGATCCAAACTTTTCCAAATTCAACTTCTCCGTCGGAAAGTTCACATCCCGATTGAAGCGGCCTTCACCGCTTTTCAGCTCTCACTCCCTCGCGAGCTCTCATTCTGCATTTAAGGTTTCGGAGCCTTCTCTCTGCTGCCGCTGCCGTAGCAGCGACAGCGATGGCGCGGATTCCTCGCCGTCGGCGTCTGAAAACGTTTCTCCGTCGCGGAAGTGGGACTCCGCGATTCAAGAGGCGGTTAAAAATGTGCTGAAGAGGTTCGATAGCTTTGTGAACTCTAATTGGAGCGAGTCCGAGAGTGGTGGTGTTACGGAGAGGAAGAGCGAGGATGAGGATTGGGATTGGGAGCGGTGGAAAAAGCATTTTACAGAAGTTGAGGAGCAAGAGCAAACGGTTTCCATTTTGAAG TCGCAGTTAGCAGGTGCTATTGGTCGAGAGGATTATGAAGAGGCTGCAAAGCTTAAGGTGGGGATTGCGGCTGCGGCTACAAATGACACTGTGGGAAAAGTGATTTCTCATCTAAAT AATGCAGTGAAGGAAGAGCTGTATGCAGATGCAGCTTTCATCCGTGATCATGCTGGTGCTGGGTTG GTGGGATGGTGGTCTGGAATTTCAGATGATTATGATGACCCATATGGTCGTATTATTCATATTAGCGCTGAACATGGAAAATATGTTGCCAAAACATTTAGTCCAAG ACAGCTTGCTTCAGCTGTAGAGGGTGCACCCATCTTTGAGATATTTCTGAGAATGAATAAGAATGGCGATTATAAGCAGCAG GCTGTCTACTTAAAGCAGAGGACAGTTCCTCAGGATTCAACAATTCCTACCCCTATGTTTTCTGGTACCCGTAACTTGGACTCTCTATCTCCAACTGAATACAAAGATGATCTATTTGGAAAAGGTAAAGAAGTTTCAGAAGATGATGAAAACAGGGATGATGATTCTGGTTTTGAGAATAAATTACGAGATATGGTTCCTGGTGTGAAGGTCAAAGTTCTAAAAGTAACAGCTCCAGCTAAGGTGGATAGGGATTTAATATCAAAAGTTATTGAGCAAGTACttgatgatgacgatgatgaagatgaagatggagaGGACATTGATTTAGAAACAGTGGATAGTGAGGTAGATGAAGATGACTTCGAAGAGGACATTGAATTAGAAGTAGTAGATGCTGAAGTAGATATTAAAGTTGAAAACAATGAAGAGCAGAATGTCATTGAATTGGATACAGATACTGGGACTAGAGACAATGAAGAGCAGAGTCAAGTTGCTATTAAGGTGGTTGTTGGTCGCCTTGTACAGAATATGTCTAGCAGTGCTCACCGTAAAGATTTACTTCGAATACCAGCTACGCTGGAGAGGAAGAGTCGTTTGTCATTTACTTTTTCTGTAGAGGACAATGAACAAACATCCAGTGGTGATGGAGAGTCCTCATCAAATAGAAAGCCTAAACTCCATAGTCAGCGGAGTATGGACCATCTTATGCTTGATCTTGCAAAATTTATTGGCAAGGGGAAAATACCTGAAAAG ATGCTAAAAGATGTCGGCAAGTTGATTAATCTTACTCTAAATCAGGCTCGAAATCATCAACTACTGTCCAAATCAACTACTTTCAATCGCATTGAGATTCCACTGTCGTCAGACCCACTAAATG GACTATATATTGGTACACAAGGTCTCTATGGATCTGAAGTCATCCACCTACGGCGCAGATTTGGTCAATGGAAAGAGGACAATATCACAAAGAATTCATCTAATattgaattttatgaatatgttgaAGCTGTAAAATTAACTGGAGATCCTTATGTCCCTGCTggccag ATAGCCTTCCGTGCAAAAGTTGGAAAGCAGAACCAACTTCCTCATAAAGGGATTATTCCTGAAGAATTTGGTGTG ATTGCTCGATATAGGGGACAAGGAAGGCTGGCTGAGCCAGGGTTTCAAAATCCCCGTTGGGTTGATGGAGAACTTGTTATCCTGGATGGAAAG TATATCAAAGGAGGACCTGTTGTTGGGTTTGTGTACTGGGCCCCAGAGTATCACTTCTTGATGTTCTTCCATCGCCTGAGGCTGCAGGATTAG
- the LOC116030776 gene encoding magnesium-dependent phosphatase 1, with protein sequence MGDERAKTEAMEILGMFQVLPRLVVFDLDYTIWPFYCECRSKREMPKLYPQAKGILYALKDKGVNVAIASRSPTPDIANAFLEKLEMKSMFAAQEVFSSWSHKTEHFQKIHTRTGVPYKEMLFFDDENRNIDAVSKMGVTSILVGKGVNMGALRQGLLEFTQNFTSSEKNKERWRKFSQKPGSSQGDEQQ encoded by the exons ATGGGAGACGAAAGGGCGAAGACCGAGGCGATGGAGATACTGGGAATGTTTCAGGTTTTGCCTCGTTTGGTCGTCTTTGATCTCGACTACACCATCTGGCCATTCTACTG TGAATGTCGTTCCAAACGTGAAATGCCAAAATTGTATCCTCAAGCAAAAGGTATTTTATATGCCCTCAAGGACAAGGGAGTTAATGTTGCTATTGCCTCAAGATCTCCCACTCCAGACATAGCCAACGCTTTCCTTGAAAAGCTGGAGATGAAATCAATGTTCGCAGCACAG GAGGTGTTTTCCAGTTGGTCACACAAGACagaacattttcaaaaaatccACACAAGAACTGGGGTGCCTTATAAAGAAATGCTGTTTTTCGATGATGAAAATAGGAACATAGATGCA GTCTCTAAAATGGGTGTGACAAGCATATTGGTGGGCAAAGGGGTGAATATGGGAGCTTTGAGGCAAGGGCTCTTGGAGTTCACTCAGAATTTCACATCATCGGAAAAGAACAAAGAAAGATGGCGTAAATTTTCACAGAAACCTGGTTCATCGCAAGGAGACGAGCAACAATGA
- the LOC116030775 gene encoding uncharacterized protein At4g38062-like has translation MEKVYEELDEVKAEIEKLRDECRAKTELCGSLKKAHVELAAKLQEARLEIERQTKELCVKSKEIFEVRQLYEEIKSILHEKESFLQSLSSANQKLRVDYCEKIGKLEGENKELVLALDEATTKIQELERKVCASDKEINALKETLSVRKEKGVEAQLNVQASRELKEANEVIQKLEEHNRIAQDQLKWKNEHFTHLEEAHRRLHDNFQTSKAEWGKEKSELLEEISSLQTSLDSQIRISQDLETQLRLCNQALAHEESRRKVLEVEVSDFKSRCDDILLECQETKSKLEHLTFKRDEEIGELRNLLRTKETLFKEMKFRASQLEQEKLDLCASLKELQDTKLNDAAASSSLKKLQTRFNSLEQLHSKYSLQYKEKEAKLSSEIEKLTEDVKQCMSELKVKSKRIEKLEKELEGCQYSMYVQNEETSILMLVLQSEFPVARKKLSTGIAELELHNKEKDNKIVLLKEQLESIDIAHNKVCADLKEKCEETMALEAEIKRYKEMVEELAEYKLRTNKEMLQMENALQESKGASEALEKANLDLAERTSELMDSKLEAEKWKSVAEHLKADLKKNQLAYEKENESLCGIVKEQESKITDMQLKISELELVAISRAEAVETLKKENILYFEVVEDKDGNIKNLQHEITQLKQELASSELKNEHAKSDALLVFEKEKQNLLMILKVRDERIHDLMEQAKVLEKNLETAETVVIEKENLLSETLQKAESSKILEVESKNKVIAELDMKVSDLLQKLEFHEKSLLNSNKKVEELDTMLEASKVELEELKTQFGMEQMRLEGRNEELESQKNDLLHETQKLSHDRDSLLLQLDGMCTRFDKSLDEDDELAKILGKMLKHSEGKSDLDINHIMRDDNYTCGTVKTTLLLARKGLDQQMDERVPLKELNY, from the coding sequence ATGGAGAAAGTTTATGAAGAGCTGGATGAGGTCAAAGCGGAGATAGAGAAGCTCAGAGATGAATGTCGAGCCAAAACTGAGCTATGTGGGAGTCTGAAGAAGGCTCATGTTGAGCTAGCAGCAAAACTTCAAGAAGCCAGGTTGGAGATTGAAAGACAAACCAAGGAACTGTGCGTCAAGTCCAAGGAGATCTTTGAGGTGAGGCAGCTTTATGAGGAAATCAAGTCCATTTTACATGAAAAGGAATCGTTTCTCCAGAGTCTTAGTTCTGCTAATCAAAAGCTGAGAGTGGATTACTGCGAGAAAATCGGAAAATTggagggggaaaataaagaacTAGTGTTGGCTTtagatgaagcaacaactaagATTCAAGAACTGGAGAGAAAGGTTTGTGCCAGTGACAAAGAAATCAATGCTCTCAAGGAAACTTTATCAGTCAGAAAGGAGAAGGGTGTCGAAGCCCAGCTGAATGTCCAGGCATCTAGAGAGCTCAAAGAGGCGAATGAGGTTATCCAAAAGCTTGAGGAACATAATAGGATTGCACAAGATCAGCTGAAATGGAAGAATGAGCACTTCACACACCTTGAAGAAGCTCACAGAAGGCTTCATGATAATTTCCAGACAAGTAAGGCTGAATGGGGAAAGGAAAAATCAGAACTGCTTGAAGAGATTTCTTCCTTGCAGACAAGCTTAGATTCCCAGATTAGAATCTCACAAGATCTTGAGACTCAGTTGAGGCTCTGTAACCAAGCTTTAGCTCATGAGGAAAGCAGAAGAAAGGTTCTCGAAGTGGAAGTGTCTGACTTCAAATCTCGATGTGATGACATCTTGCTAGAATGCCAAGAAACTAAATCAAAGCTTGAGCATTTGACCTTCAagagagatgaagaaattggaGAACTTCGAAACTTACTAAGAACAAAAGAAACTCTGTTCAAGGAAATGAAATTCAGGGCTTCACAGCTAGAGCAAGAGAAGTTGGATTTATGTGCATCTCTTAAGGAGCTTCAAGATACAAAACTCAATGACGCTGCTGCCAGCTCTTCTCTGAAAAAACTGCAAACCAGATTTAACTCACTGGAGCAGTTGCACAGTAAGTACTCCCTTCAATACAAAGAAAAGGAAGCTAAATTGAGTTCTGAAATTGAAAAGTTGACAGAAGATGTGAAACAATGCATGTCTGAGCTAAAGGTTAAAAGTAAACGAATTGAAAAGTTAGAGAAGGAGCTAGAGGGCTGCCAATATTCAATGTATGTTCAAAATGAAGAAACTTCCATATTAATGCTTGTGTTGCAGTCTGAATTCCCTGTGGCCAGAAAGAAGCTCTCAACTGGAATTGCAGAATTGGAGTTGCACAATAAGGAGAAGGACAACAAAATTGTTCTTCTTAAAGAGCAGTTGGAATCAATTGATATTGCACACAATAAAGTTTGTGCTGATCTAAAAGAAAAATGTGAAGAAACAATGGCCCTAGAGGCAGAAATCAAAAGGTATAAAGAAATGGTGGAAGAATTAGCTGAGTACAAACTTCGCACCAATAAAGAAATGCTGCAAATGGAAAATGCTCTCCAAGAAAGCAAAGGTGCTTCTGAGGCTTTAGAAAAAGCTAACCTTGATTTGGCCGAAAGAACAAGTGAACTCATGGATAGTAAACTTGAAGCAGAGAAGTGGAAATCTGTGGCAGAGCATCTGAAAGCAGACCTTAAAAAGAACCAGCTAGCCTATGAAAAGGAGAATGAGAGTCTTTGTGGCATTGTAAAAGAGCAAGAATCCAAGATAACTGATATGCAACTAAAGATATCAGAACTGGAGTTGGTGGCAATTTCAAGAGCAGAGGCTGTGGAAactttaaagaaagaaaatattctGTACTTTGAAGTTGTGGAAGATAAGGATGGCAACATCAAAAATCTTCAACATGAAATCACTCAGTTGAAGCAAGAATTGGCTAGTAGTGAACTGAAAAATGAGCATGCAAAATCAGATGCCCTTCTGGTGTTTGAGAAAGAGAAGCAGAATCTTTTGATGATTCTGAAAGTGAGAGATGAAAGAATTCATGATCTTATGGAGCAGGCAAAAGTTTTAGAGAAAAATCTAGAAACTGCAGAAACTGTTGTCATAGAAAAAGAGAACTTGCTTAGTGAAACTCTGCAGAAGGCTGAGAGTTCAAAAATTCTTGAGGTTGAATCAAAAAACAAGGTGATTGCTGAATTGGACATGAAGGTTAGTGATTTGCTTCAGAAACTGGAATTCCATGAAAAATCCTTGTTGAATTCAAACAAGAAGGTGGAGGAGCTCGACACTATGTTGGAAGCAAGCAAAGTGGAATTAGAAGAACTGAAAACTCAATTTGGTATGGAGCAGATGAGACTTGAGGGTAGAAATGAGGAGCTTGAGTCCCAGAAAAATGATCTGCTCCATGAAACCCAGAAACTATCACATGACAGGGATAGTTTATTACTGCAATTGGATGGAATGTGCACAAGATTTGACAAGTCtttggatgaagatgatgaacttGCTAAAATTTTGGGGAAAATGTTGAAGCATTCTGAAGGCAAAAGTGATCTTGATATCAATCATATTATGAGGGATGATAATTATACTTGTGGAACTGTAAAAACAACCCTCTTACTGGCTAGGAAAGGACTTGACCAACAAATGGATGAAAGAGTTCCTTTGAAGGAGCTGAACTATTAG
- the LOC116030719 gene encoding probable ubiquitin-like-specific protease 2A, with the protein MTKTKGRSSPSPRKSKFAAFEFTAEDERVEKDSMITLCKFKKRKSPQKHSPINKYTFLKSFARGVKNIVYEFVDGLVDTGSSDGPMDVGIIKSHTVASSGSSGCKPSEHNHGSEFSSPSSARISGIVTDDKHVCSRPPLIPADNEPVVVDSDDDPVIELRSPKSPSIAQLQGLPDEHALKYSSNVHDTETLVIVIPDHIIYRHFFSTHSCLSFSPKCITLEAFPISETMPLTFKWKVSAIVDIRSVWIDSVKTANVIVRLISRTPRSRAVRILSFAVCDPDWSDRQEAIQSLDFRYKDRWRTAEVDTVGSELFFGQERFSPSSTSFPIFEESFNEVIYPKGDPDAISISKRDVDRLQPETFINDTIVDFYITYLKNNIRSEEKHRFHFFNCFFFRKLTDLDKDPSQACEGRAAFQRVRRWTIKVDIFKKDYIFVPINFSYHWSLIVICHPGEVAGYRDNEMEKSSRVPCILHMDSLRGSHKGLKDLFQSYLWEEWKERHGELAEDMHRKFRNLQFVHLKLPQQENLFDCGLFLLHYVELFLEQAPVNFSPAGITESSKFLSKDWFQPKDVSYKRDHIRKLIYEILKHTQDDCSTDSDYKHSSNSINKEHAGVEFVNELCSSRETSQINDYHSPADADVQILSPPRTHVKSLKFAGVTDLVPGVVSPQGDTPKPGPINNYMHSGQKLTSRGSITMSPIEEDEETGEEFMDFSPVLKRGRRQQIEHFVLCPVNEDIKPSFGMKTGGLSMPSQVCPGEEVNVESSSSSDEESVDCIVVDSQGEIDTCDDIHDTSECSFRQKTITCLHRSLEADSTEHEANRIQSYMQEEEQARPKHLPEIIEVSGSDTEDKDECLVTSTAESAAFIVEDSEEDEDNVEGSMNHRVQPLLRSKPRWKTDMDDECGLIAKLKMVES; encoded by the exons ATGACCAAGACGAAGGGTCGGAGTAGCCCTAGTCCCAGGAAATCAAAGTTTGCTGCCTTCGAATTCACGGCAGAAGACGAACGAGTCGAAAAGGATTCGATGATCACACTCTGCAAatttaagaaaaggaaaagcccACAAAAACATTCCCCTATCAACAAATACACTTTCCTGAAGTCCT ttGCAAGAGGAGTCAAAAATATAGTATATGAGTTTGTGGATGGACTTGTTGATACTGGTTCTAGTGATGGGCCTATGGATGTGGGGATCATCAAGTCCCATACCGTTGCTTCATCTGGTTCTTCTGGCTGCAAGCCTTCAGAGCACAATCATGGTTCAGAGTTTTCCTCTCCCAGTTCAGCAAGAATTTCAGGCATTGTGACTGATGACAAGCATGTGTGCTCACGTCCTCCTCTAATCCCAGCTGAT AATGAGCCAGTTGTTGTAGATTCAGATGATGACCCTGTGATTGAACTGAGATCGCCAAAATCTCCATCCATTGCTCAGCTTCAGG GTTTACCAGATGAACATGCATTGAAGTACAGCTCCAACGTACATGATACT GAAACTTTGGTGATTGTTATCCCTGATCATATCATATACAGGCATTTTTTTTCCACACATTCCTGTTTGTCATTTTCTCCCAAATGCATAACGCTTGAGGCTTTTCCTATTTCTGAGACAATGCCTTTGACATTTAAGTGGAAGGTTTCTGCTATTGTTGACATTCGGTCTGTGTGGATTGATAGC GTAAAAACAGCTAATGTCATAGTTCGCCTGATATCAAGGACGCCGAGAAGTAGAG CTGTTAGGATCTTGAGCTTTGCTGTTTGTGATCCTGATTGGTCTGACAGACAAGAAGCAATTCAATCACTAGACTTCAGATATAAGGACAGATGGAGAACTGCTGA GGTAGATACCGTGGGGAGTGAACTATTTTTTGGGCAGGAAAGGTTTTCTCCTTCAAGCACTTCTTTTCCCAT TTTTGAAGAATCCTTTAATGAAGTTATTTATCCTAAAGGGGATCCTGATGCTATTTCCATCAGTAAGAGAGATGTTGATCGACTTCAGCCAGAGACATTCATCAATGATACTATTGTTGATTTTTACATAAC ATatcttaaaaataatatccGTTCAGAGGAGAAGCACAGGTTTCATTTCttcaattgttttttctttcggAAGCTGACTGACCTAGATAAAGATCCATCTCAAGCTTGTGAAGGGAGGGCAGCTTTTCAGCGCGTTCGCAGATGGACAATCAaagttgatatttttaaaaaagattacATTTTTGTTCCAATAAACTTTAG TTATCACTGGAGTTTGATTGTCATCTGTCACCCTGGGGAAGTGGCTGGCTATAGAG ATAATGAAATGGAGAAGTCATCCAGGGTCCCATGCATCTTGCACATGGATTCTCTTAGAGGAAGCCACAAGGGTCTCAAGGATCTCTTTCAAAG TTACTTGTGGGAAGAGTGGAAAGAGAGGCATGGTGAGCTGGCTGAAGACATGCATAGGAAGTTCAGAAATCTGCAGTTTGTCCATCTCAAG CTACCACAGCAGGAGAATTTGTTTGATTGTGGCCTTTTTTTACTCCACTATGTTGAACTTTTTCTGGAGCAGGCTCCAGTCAACTTCAGCCCTGCCGGTATAACAGAATCATCCAAATTT CTAAGCAAGGACTGGTTCCAGCCTAAAGATGTCTCTTATAAGCGTGATCATATCAGAAAGTTGATATATGAAATTCTCAAACATACTCAGGATGATTGTTCAACTGATTCTGATTACAAGCATTCCTCGAATAGTATAAATAAGGAACATGCAGGTGTGGAATTCGTCAATGAATTGTGCAGTTCTAGGGAAACAAGCCAAATCAATGACTATCACTCTCCTGCTGATGCTGATGTTCAAATTTTGTCTCCACCACGAACCCATGTTAAAAGCTTGAAATTTGCAGGAGTAACAGATTTGGTTCCTGGAGTTGTGTCACCGCAAGGTGATACTCCAAAGCCTGGCCCCATTAACAATTACATGCATTCTGGACAGAAGTTGACAAGTCGTGGTAGTATAACTATGTCACCAATAGAG GAAGATGAGGAGACGGGGGAAGAGTTTATGGACTTCTCACCAGTTCTAAAAAGGGGAAGAAGACAGCAGATTGAGCATTTTGTATTATGCCCTGTAAATGAGGACATCAAGCCGTCCTTTGGAATGAAAACCGGTGGTCTGTCAATGCCATCACAGGTTTGCCCTGGAGAAGAAGTTAATGTCGAGTCATCATCAAGTTCAGATGAGGAATCCGTGGACTGCATTGTTGTAGATTCTCAGGGCGAGATTGACACCTGTGATGATATCCATGATACATCAGAGTGCTCTTTCCGCCAAAAGACGATTACTTGTCTCCACCGCAGCCTAGAGGCCGACTCCACTGAGCATGAAGCAAATCGTATTCAGTCATATATGCAAGAAGAAGAGCAAGCCAGGCCGAAGCATTTGCCTGAAATAATTGAGGTTTCCGGCTCTGACACAGAAGACAAGGACGAGTGTCTCGTGACATCTACTGCAGAATCTGCTGCCTTTATCGTGGAAGACTCTGAGGAGGATGAAGATAATGTTGAAGGAAGCATGAACCACCGCGTGCAGCCACTACTGCGAAGCAAACCTAGGTGGAAAACTGATATGGATGATGAATGTGGATTGATAGCTAAGTTGAAGATggttgaatcataa